The following proteins come from a genomic window of Rutidosis leptorrhynchoides isolate AG116_Rl617_1_P2 chromosome 10, CSIRO_AGI_Rlap_v1, whole genome shotgun sequence:
- the LOC139872702 gene encoding protein CDI-like, translated as MSVQSIITNQKQKPFRFFIGYDTREDLAYEVCRYSILKRSSIPVEIIPIKQSQLRDQKLFWRERNKLESTEFSFTRFLTPYLAGYEGWAVFVDCDFLYLSDVKELYDLIDEKYAVMCVHHDYTPKESTKMDGAVQTVYPRKNWSSMVLYNCGHPKNKALSPEIVNKESGAYLHRFMWLDDEDIGEVPFVWNFLVGHNRVVDGDANSYPKAIHYTSGGPWFEAWKDCEFADLWLKELDEYKKVKEKEKCFECNGVENGVVIGA; from the coding sequence ATGTCGGTGCAATCTATCATTACTAATCAAAAACAAAAACCATTTCGTTTCTTCATTGGCTACGACACGCGTGAAGATCTAGCTTACGAGGTATGCCGTTACTCCATCTTGAAACGATCTTCAATCCCCGTTGAAATCATTCCAATCAAACAATCACAATTGCGTGATCAGAAACTGTTTTGGCGGGAACGTAATAAACTAGAAAGTACTGAATTCTCATTCACACGATTCTTAACTCCGTATTTAGCCGGTTACGAAGGTTGGGCGGTTTTCGTAGATTGCGATTTCTTGTATTTATCTGATGTCAAGGAATTGTATGATTTGATTGATGAAAAATACGCTGTTATGTGTGTACACCATGATTATACACCGAAAGAAAGTACGAAAATGGACGGGGCTGTTCAAACGGTTTACCCGCGAAAGAATTGGTCTTCGATGGTGTTGTATAATTGCGGTCACCCGAAAAATAAGGCGTTGAGTCCGGAGATTGTTAATAAGGAGTCCGGGGCGTATCTGCATCGGTTTATGTGGTTGGATGATGAGGACATTGGTGAAGTTCCTTTTGTTTGGAACTTTTTAGTTGGGCATAATCGGGTTGTCGATGGGGATGCGAATAGTTATCCGAAAGCGATACATTATACGAGTGGTGGGCCGTGGTTTGAAGCGTGGAAAGATTGCGAGTTTGCGGATTTGTGGTTGAAGGAATTGGATGAGTATAAGAAGGTGAAGGAAAAGGAGAAATGTTTTGAGTGTAATGGGGTGGAGAATGGTGTTGTTATTGGTGCATAG